From Pseudomonas sp. stari2, a single genomic window includes:
- a CDS encoding U32 family peptidase yields MSLPKHHLELLSPARDVAIAREAILHGADAVYIGGPSFGARHNACNEVSEIAELVEFARRYHARIFTTINTILHDNELEPARKLIHQLYDAGVDALIVQDLGVMELDIPPIELHASTQTDIRTLERAKFLDQAGFSQLVLARELNLKEIRAIADETDAAIEFFIHGALCVAFSGQCNISHAQTGRSANRGDCSQACRLPYTLKDEKGGVIAYEKHLLSMKDNNQSANIRALVEAGVRSFKIEGRYKDMGYVKNITAYYRQRLDDVLNDRPDLARASSGRTAHFFMPDPEKTFHRGSTDYFVSERKIDIGAFDSPTFTGLAVGTVEKVGKRDMQVITHEPLSNGDGLNVLVKREVVGFRANIAEAKGEFEEEGEKRYRYRVEPNEMPEGLYKLRPNHPLNRNLDHNWQQALLKTSAERRIGVSWLAKLREERLELTVTSEEGISASVALDGPFGVANKPEQALDTLHDLLGQLGTTEYHATSIKLDAPQAFFIPNSQLKSLRREVIEALTAARVAAHPRGSRKAETTPPPVYPEAHLSFLANVYNQKARDFYHRHGVKLIDAAYEAHEEAGEVPVMITKHCLRFSFNLCPKQAKGVTGVKTKVAPMQLIHGDEVLTLKFDCKPCEMHVIGKMKGHILNMPQPGSVVGHISPEDLMKTIPRAPH; encoded by the coding sequence ATGTCCTTGCCCAAACATCACCTGGAACTGCTCAGCCCCGCCCGTGACGTGGCCATCGCCCGCGAGGCCATCCTGCATGGCGCCGACGCGGTGTACATCGGCGGCCCGAGCTTCGGTGCGCGCCACAACGCGTGCAACGAGGTGAGCGAAATCGCCGAACTGGTGGAATTTGCCCGTCGCTATCACGCGCGCATCTTCACCACCATCAACACCATCCTGCACGACAACGAACTGGAGCCGGCGCGCAAGCTGATCCATCAGTTGTACGACGCCGGCGTCGATGCGCTGATCGTCCAGGACCTGGGCGTGATGGAGCTGGACATTCCACCCATCGAGCTGCACGCCAGCACCCAGACCGATATCCGCACCCTTGAGCGGGCGAAGTTCCTCGATCAGGCCGGTTTCTCGCAACTGGTACTGGCCCGTGAACTGAACCTCAAGGAAATCCGCGCGATCGCCGATGAAACCGATGCCGCCATCGAGTTCTTCATTCACGGCGCGTTGTGCGTGGCGTTCTCCGGTCAGTGCAACATTTCCCACGCGCAGACCGGTCGCAGTGCCAACCGTGGCGACTGCTCCCAGGCCTGCCGTCTGCCGTACACCCTGAAAGACGAAAAGGGTGGCGTGATCGCCTACGAAAAACACCTGCTGTCGATGAAGGACAACAACCAGAGCGCCAACATCCGCGCGCTGGTCGAGGCCGGTGTGCGTTCGTTCAAGATCGAAGGTCGCTACAAGGACATGGGCTATGTGAAGAACATCACCGCCTATTACCGCCAGCGCCTCGACGACGTGCTCAACGACCGCCCGGACCTGGCCCGTGCCTCCAGCGGCCGCACCGCGCATTTCTTCATGCCGGACCCGGAAAAGACCTTTCACCGTGGCAGCACCGACTACTTCGTCAGCGAGCGCAAGATCGACATCGGCGCGTTCGATTCGCCGACCTTCACCGGTCTGGCGGTGGGCACGGTCGAGAAAGTCGGCAAGCGTGACATGCAAGTGATCACCCACGAGCCGCTGTCCAACGGCGACGGCCTCAACGTGCTGGTCAAGCGCGAAGTGGTGGGTTTCCGCGCCAACATCGCCGAAGCCAAGGGCGAGTTCGAGGAAGAAGGCGAGAAGCGCTACCGCTACCGCGTCGAACCGAACGAAATGCCGGAAGGCCTGTACAAGCTACGCCCGAACCACCCGCTGAACCGCAACCTCGACCACAACTGGCAGCAGGCCTTGCTCAAGACCTCCGCCGAGCGTCGTATCGGCGTGAGCTGGCTGGCGAAGCTGCGTGAAGAGCGTCTGGAACTGACCGTGACCAGTGAAGAGGGCATCAGCGCCAGCGTTGCGCTGGACGGCCCGTTCGGCGTCGCCAACAAACCGGAACAGGCGCTGGACACCTTGCATGACCTGCTCGGCCAGCTCGGCACCACCGAGTACCACGCGACCTCGATCAAACTCGATGCGCCGCAAGCGTTCTTCATTCCGAACTCGCAGCTCAAGTCGTTGCGCCGCGAAGTGATCGAAGCGCTGACCGCCGCCCGCGTTGCCGCCCACCCGCGCGGTTCGCGCAAGGCCGAGACCACGCCACCGCCGGTGTACCCGGAAGCGCACCTGTCGTTCCTGGCCAACGTCTACAACCAGAAGGCCCGCGACTTCTACCACCGCCACGGCGTGAAGCTGATCGACGCGGCATACGAGGCCCACGAAGAGGCGGGCGAAGTGCCGGTGATGATCACCAAGCACTGCCTGCGATTCTCCTTCAACCTGTGCCCGAAACAGGCCAAAGGCGTGACCGGCGTGAAAACCAAAGTCGCGCCGATGCAGCTGATTCACGGTGATGAAGTGCTGACCCTGAAGTTCGACTGCAAACCGTGCGAGATGCACGTGATCGGCAAGATGAAGGGCCACATCCTGAACATGCCGCAGCCGGGCAGTGTGGTGGGGCATATCAGCCCTGAAGACCTGATGAAGACCATTCCTCGGGCGCCGCACTGA
- a CDS encoding RidA family protein — protein sequence MANQDITYTPDPDADSISSDVTEFNGILMSTQIPTRADGSLELGDVTAQSECTLQALKVALEKAGSSMDRVLHLTIYLTDMADRAAFNEVYKRYFAKPWPVRAAVGVAALAVEGMKVEVTAMAAKA from the coding sequence ATGGCCAACCAAGACATCACCTACACCCCGGATCCGGATGCAGACTCGATCTCTTCGGACGTGACCGAATTCAACGGCATCCTGATGTCGACCCAGATCCCGACCCGTGCCGACGGCAGTCTGGAACTGGGCGACGTCACTGCGCAAAGCGAATGCACGTTGCAGGCGCTGAAAGTCGCGCTGGAGAAGGCCGGCAGCTCGATGGACCGCGTGCTGCACCTGACCATTTACCTGACCGATATGGCTGATCGCGCTGCGTTCAACGAAGTGTACAAGCGCTACTTCGCCAAGCCATGGCCGGTGCGTGCGGCGGTTGGCGTGGCGGCGCTGGCGGTTGAAGGAATGAAGGTGGAAGTGACTGCGATGGCCGCGAAGGCCTGA
- a CDS encoding DUF72 domain-containing protein codes for MSASSIFIGCAGWSLPREYWPSFPEQGTHLQRYAAHLNGVEINSSFYRPHKRQTYVRWAESVTDGFRFCVKMPKSISHEQRLRDCEPELDAFLEQCSGLGDRLGCLLLQLPPSLAFDEPIAEAFFIALRQRYSGAVVLEPRHETWAAAELLLMAYRIAQAVVDPSRISADAAPCGWPGVRYWRLHGSPRIYFSAYDSAYLERLAGDLRAAAVDGVDTWCIFDNTASGAALGNALELRRILAHG; via the coding sequence TTGAGTGCGTCGTCGATCTTTATTGGTTGCGCGGGTTGGAGCCTGCCTCGCGAATACTGGCCGTCATTCCCGGAGCAGGGCACCCACCTGCAACGCTATGCCGCACACCTCAATGGCGTGGAAATCAACAGCTCCTTTTATCGCCCGCACAAGCGCCAAACCTACGTCCGCTGGGCCGAGTCGGTAACGGACGGCTTTCGCTTCTGCGTGAAGATGCCGAAGTCGATCAGCCATGAGCAACGTCTGCGGGACTGCGAACCGGAGCTCGATGCATTTCTTGAGCAGTGTTCGGGACTGGGAGATCGCCTGGGTTGTCTGCTGCTGCAATTGCCGCCGTCGCTGGCGTTTGACGAACCGATTGCCGAGGCCTTTTTCATCGCGTTGCGCCAGCGTTATTCCGGGGCCGTGGTGTTGGAGCCGCGCCACGAAACCTGGGCCGCCGCCGAGCTGTTGTTGATGGCATATCGCATCGCGCAAGCGGTGGTCGATCCCTCGCGAATCAGCGCCGATGCGGCTCCGTGCGGCTGGCCGGGCGTGCGCTACTGGCGGTTGCACGGTTCGCCGCGCATTTATTTCAGCGCCTATGACTCGGCGTATCTGGAAAGGCTCGCCGGCGATTTGCGGGCGGCGGCTGTCGATGGCGTCGACACTTGGTGCATCTTCGACAATACCGCCAGCGGAGCGGCGCTGGGCAATGCGCTGGAGTTGCGACGGATATTGGCGCACGGGTAA
- a CDS encoding DNA methylase, giving the protein MTKTINAEDLHISLHPLSESALFKWLLASFLMGKRIQAEIAAEAYRVIVERHQRDTPRKLGHCTHRELVRMLGEAHYVRYDETTAKRLLALAAQLNEEYAGRVMNMVEASTDRQDFEKRLQAFDGIGPKTVEIFMREAGKVLF; this is encoded by the coding sequence ATGACCAAAACCATCAACGCCGAAGACTTGCATATCAGCCTCCACCCGCTAAGCGAATCAGCGCTTTTCAAATGGCTGCTCGCCAGTTTCCTGATGGGCAAACGCATCCAAGCCGAGATTGCGGCCGAAGCCTATCGAGTGATCGTTGAACGACACCAGCGCGATACGCCGCGCAAGCTCGGCCATTGCACTCACCGCGAACTGGTGCGGATGCTTGGCGAGGCGCATTACGTGCGTTACGACGAAACCACCGCCAAGCGACTGCTCGCGCTGGCTGCCCAACTGAATGAAGAGTATGCCGGGCGGGTCATGAACATGGTCGAGGCGAGCACCGACCGCCAGGACTTCGAAAAGCGTTTGCAAGCCTTCGACGGCATCGGCCCGAAAACCGTGGAAATCTTCATGCGCGAAGCGGGCAAGGTGCTGTTTTGA
- a CDS encoding DUF6124 family protein — protein MFKVTPNPPVTEPASITDPTSPYECPDSKKFNEAANRALDYHLGPISAHMMAAPYSPNRLYQANPASNNESLLADAVETLGSANVMLNNFVDLLEGPHRKTAQGIAQIVMLAELAVNQVLDNVVPTE, from the coding sequence ATGTTCAAGGTAACTCCGAATCCTCCGGTCACCGAACCGGCCAGCATCACCGATCCAACTTCCCCCTACGAATGCCCTGACTCGAAGAAATTCAACGAAGCCGCCAACCGCGCCCTCGACTACCACCTGGGCCCGATATCAGCCCACATGATGGCCGCGCCCTACTCCCCCAACCGCCTCTACCAGGCCAACCCGGCCAGCAACAACGAATCCCTGCTCGCCGACGCCGTCGAAACCCTCGGTTCGGCCAACGTCATGCTCAACAACTTCGTCGACCTCCTCGAAGGCCCCCACCGCAAGACCGCGCAAGGCATCGCGCAGATCGTGATGCTGGCGGAACTGGCGGTGAATCAGGTGCTGGATAACGTTGTGCCGACGGAGTAA
- a CDS encoding MFS transporter, whose amino-acid sequence MAVLDSMSTGSAPHPHHSVSKEERKVIFASSLGTVFEWYDFYLYGSLAAIIAKHFFAGVNETTAFIFALLAFAAGFAVRPFGAVVFGRLGDMIGRKHTFLITIVIMGVSTAIVGLLPAYATIGVAAPIILITLRLLQGLALGGEYGGAATYVAEHAPKGKRGYFTSWIQTTATLGLFLSLLVILACRTALGTEAFEAWGWRIPFLLSILLLAVSVYIRLQLNESPVFKKMKEEGKSSKAPLTESFARWDNLKIVIMALLGGTAGQAVVWYTGQFYALFFLLQTLKIDPQTANLLIAGSLLIGTPFFVIFGSLSDRIGRKGIIMAGCILAAVTYFPIFHALTQYGNPDVFVAQEKNPVKVVANPDQCSFQFDPVGKAKFTSSCDLAKTILAKRAIPYENVVAEPGTVAQVRIGDKVIESFEGTAMPAADFKTRNDAFTASLGTALKEAGYPEKADPAKTNYPMVLLLLTVLVIYVTMVYGPIAAWLVELFPARIRYTSMSLPYHIGNGWFGGFLPTVAFAMVAATGDIYYGLWYPIVIAVMTAILGIFFMPETKDRDIHHT is encoded by the coding sequence ATGGCCGTACTCGACAGCATGTCCACCGGCAGTGCGCCGCACCCGCACCACAGTGTCAGCAAAGAGGAGCGCAAGGTCATCTTCGCCTCGTCCCTCGGCACGGTGTTCGAGTGGTACGACTTTTACCTCTACGGCTCGCTCGCCGCGATCATCGCCAAGCACTTTTTCGCCGGAGTCAACGAGACCACGGCGTTCATCTTCGCCCTGCTCGCCTTCGCCGCCGGTTTTGCAGTGCGGCCGTTTGGGGCGGTGGTGTTCGGGCGCTTGGGCGACATGATCGGGCGCAAGCACACCTTTCTGATCACGATTGTGATCATGGGTGTGTCGACGGCGATTGTGGGGCTCCTGCCCGCTTACGCGACCATCGGGGTCGCGGCGCCGATCATTCTGATTACCCTGCGGTTGCTGCAAGGGCTGGCGTTGGGCGGTGAATACGGTGGCGCGGCGACTTATGTGGCCGAGCATGCACCGAAGGGCAAACGCGGGTATTTCACGTCGTGGATTCAGACCACCGCGACGCTGGGGCTGTTTCTCTCGCTGCTGGTGATTCTGGCCTGCCGCACCGCGCTGGGCACCGAGGCATTCGAGGCCTGGGGCTGGCGGATTCCGTTCCTGTTGTCGATCCTGCTGCTGGCGGTGTCGGTGTACATCCGTTTGCAGCTGAACGAATCACCGGTGTTCAAGAAAATGAAGGAAGAAGGTAAATCCTCCAAGGCGCCGCTGACCGAATCCTTCGCCCGCTGGGACAACCTGAAAATCGTGATCATGGCCCTGCTCGGCGGCACCGCCGGGCAAGCGGTGGTCTGGTACACCGGGCAGTTCTACGCGCTGTTTTTTCTGCTGCAAACCCTGAAGATCGACCCGCAGACCGCCAACCTGTTGATCGCCGGTTCGCTGTTGATCGGTACACCGTTCTTCGTGATTTTCGGCAGTCTGTCCGACCGCATCGGGCGCAAGGGCATCATCATGGCCGGGTGCATTCTGGCAGCGGTGACCTACTTCCCGATCTTCCACGCGCTGACCCAGTACGGTAACCCCGACGTGTTCGTCGCCCAGGAAAAGAACCCGGTCAAAGTGGTCGCCAACCCTGACCAATGCTCGTTCCAGTTCGACCCGGTGGGCAAGGCCAAATTCACCAGCTCCTGCGACCTGGCGAAAACCATCCTGGCCAAACGGGCCATCCCGTATGAAAACGTGGTGGCCGAACCGGGCACCGTGGCCCAGGTGCGCATTGGCGACAAGGTCATCGAAAGTTTCGAAGGCACGGCCATGCCGGCCGCCGACTTCAAGACCCGCAACGATGCCTTCACCGCCAGCCTCGGTACGGCGCTGAAAGAAGCCGGGTATCCGGAAAAGGCTGATCCGGCCAAGACCAATTATCCGATGGTGCTGCTTCTGCTGACCGTGCTGGTGATCTACGTGACCATGGTCTACGGCCCGATTGCGGCATGGCTGGTCGAGCTGTTCCCGGCGCGCATCCGCTACACCTCGATGTCGCTGCCCTACCACATCGGTAACGGCTGGTTCGGCGGGTTCCTGCCGACGGTGGCGTTCGCCATGGTCGCGGCTACCGGGGATATCTACTACGGCTTGTGGTACCCGATTGTCATCGCGGTGATGACGGCGATTCTCGGCATCTTCTTCATGCCGGAAACCAAGGATCGCGACATCCATCACACCTGA
- a CDS encoding LTA synthase family protein — MGWLQSRRLRYGLGATGLAFLLFALLRLVFLFGFSGGDVAQFFIDPHWLQTLGIGFRFDLRLALLLVLPLAVLAWLPRWNLTTVPTLRGVARVYLLLALGLIGLVYIIDFGHYAYLGVRINATVLRYLDDAQISQQMVWETYPVLWIALGWLAVLVLWFYGFVRLERLTLAREPRAIRRRSVAIGAGLGLVTVLLALLGRVDKLNLENPVPLRWSDAFFSGNGQIAAVGLNPVLFLYDTLKAGQAQFDEAQVRAHYSVISRYLGVDRPDVQNLTFERQQAVQPYRVAGKRAPNVMFVMLESLGTSAVGAYGNPLNPTPNLDRLAKESWFFKHFYVPVTGTAKTVWASITGVPDVTRQETATRHPLITNQRTLINAFTDYQKLYMIGGNAGWANINALIQQSIDGVRLYEERDWPSPRVDVWGISDLDLFKEGDEILRALPKDKPFFAYVQTSGNHRPFTIPKDNDGFEVSNLSLEQVQNAGSRSVEQYNAVRLLDFNIGRLMELAKAGGYYDNTIFVFFGDHNTRISRIPHMPPAFEQLGLESNHVPMLIHAPGLLKPKVIEESVGLADLLPTVAGMAGVAFDNRAMGRDLQQPAPEGERVVPLVLREGTFPLIGGVTKDHLLQMQHDGSAPTLHDLKSATPLENVADAHPEEFQRLVELTRGLHESARLMLYRNVR, encoded by the coding sequence ATGGGGTGGTTGCAATCGCGTCGCCTGCGCTATGGCTTGGGCGCGACAGGTTTGGCGTTTCTGCTGTTTGCCTTGCTGCGGCTGGTGTTCTTGTTCGGGTTTTCCGGGGGGGATGTCGCGCAGTTCTTTATCGATCCACACTGGCTGCAAACCCTGGGCATAGGTTTTCGTTTCGACTTGAGGCTGGCGCTATTGCTGGTGTTGCCATTGGCGGTGCTGGCGTGGCTGCCGCGCTGGAATCTGACCACTGTGCCGACATTGCGCGGCGTGGCCCGGGTTTATCTGTTGCTGGCGCTGGGTCTGATCGGTCTGGTGTACATCATCGACTTCGGCCATTACGCCTACCTCGGCGTGCGGATCAACGCCACGGTGCTGCGTTATCTGGACGATGCGCAGATCTCGCAGCAAATGGTTTGGGAAACCTATCCGGTGCTGTGGATTGCGTTGGGCTGGCTCGCGGTGCTTGTGCTGTGGTTCTACGGTTTTGTGCGCCTGGAACGGCTGACACTGGCCCGTGAACCTCGGGCGATTCGGCGCCGTTCAGTCGCCATAGGCGCGGGGCTCGGGTTGGTGACCGTCCTGCTGGCGCTGTTGGGCCGGGTCGACAAGCTCAACCTGGAAAACCCGGTGCCGCTGCGCTGGAGCGATGCGTTCTTTTCCGGCAACGGACAGATTGCCGCCGTGGGCCTGAACCCGGTGCTGTTTCTCTACGACACGCTCAAGGCCGGGCAGGCGCAGTTCGACGAGGCGCAGGTGCGGGCGCATTACTCGGTGATTTCCCGTTATCTGGGGGTGGATCGGCCGGATGTGCAAAACCTCACCTTTGAGCGTCAGCAAGCCGTGCAGCCTTATCGCGTCGCGGGTAAGAGGGCGCCGAACGTGATGTTTGTCATGCTCGAATCCCTCGGTACCAGCGCGGTGGGCGCCTATGGCAACCCGTTGAACCCGACACCAAATCTTGATCGTTTGGCAAAGGAGAGCTGGTTCTTCAAACATTTCTACGTCCCGGTCACCGGCACCGCGAAAACCGTATGGGCGAGCATCACCGGCGTCCCCGACGTGACCCGTCAGGAGACCGCTACCCGCCATCCGCTGATCACCAACCAGCGCACGCTGATCAACGCGTTCACTGACTACCAGAAGCTCTACATGATCGGCGGCAACGCCGGTTGGGCCAATATCAATGCACTGATCCAGCAGAGCATCGACGGCGTGCGCCTGTACGAGGAGCGCGACTGGCCTTCGCCACGGGTCGATGTGTGGGGGATTTCCGATCTGGACCTGTTCAAGGAAGGCGATGAGATTCTGCGCGCACTGCCCAAGGACAAACCGTTCTTCGCCTACGTGCAGACCTCGGGCAATCACCGGCCGTTCACCATTCCCAAGGACAACGACGGATTCGAAGTCAGCAATCTCTCGCTGGAGCAGGTGCAAAACGCCGGCTCGCGCAGCGTCGAGCAATACAACGCGGTGCGGCTGCTGGACTTCAACATCGGTCGCCTGATGGAACTGGCCAAGGCTGGCGGATACTACGACAACACGATTTTCGTGTTCTTCGGCGACCACAACACGCGCATCAGCCGCATCCCGCACATGCCGCCGGCCTTCGAACAACTGGGGCTGGAAAGTAATCATGTGCCGATGTTGATTCATGCGCCGGGACTGCTGAAACCCAAGGTGATCGAAGAGTCGGTGGGGCTTGCCGATCTGCTGCCAACCGTGGCGGGTATGGCCGGCGTGGCTTTCGACAACCGTGCCATGGGCCGCGACCTGCAGCAACCGGCGCCTGAAGGCGAGCGGGTGGTGCCGTTGGTATTGCGCGAAGGAACGTTCCCGCTGATCGGCGGAGTGACGAAGGATCACTTGCTGCAAATGCAACACGACGGCAGTGCGCCGACGTTGCACGACCTGAAATCGGCGACACCGCTGGAGAACGTCGCCGATGCGCATCCCGAGGAATTTCAACGACTGGTCGAGCTGACCCGGGGACTGCACGAAAGCGCAAGGTTGATGCTGTATCGCAACGTGCGTTGA
- a CDS encoding exo-alpha-sialidase — MRALSFRLKFVVAALAVSLIFIAAWRSHPEHVLAPFAVETPAARASANAAEPVYSSRFVSSELDDFVHSSSVTAVPGGDLMAVWFAGSREGAADVQIRTARFNAKTAEWGAEQVLATRESTVAGTQRYIRKLGNPVIALAPDQRLWMFYVSVSVGGWATSAINVMVSDDLGRNWTAPRQLITSPFFNISTLVRAAPVFHADGSIGLPVYHEFMGKFAEYLYLSTDGAVIDKFRISRGKHSLQPTIVPQDERRAVAMLRYAGETHHKVLASRTEDAGQTWSEPYPLEPANPNSSLAAVGTADDGLLVALNDLRDGRFKLSLYGTNANLNDWRNVIELDQSPDPLGQPFSPEAYKAIIGEGFRASSGAQRLPLEQRFLSNLDYRVCKPEGCEFEYEYPYFSRGSDGLYHLVYSWNNTFIKHVSFNDAWLAERL, encoded by the coding sequence ATGCGTGCCTTGTCCTTTCGTTTGAAGTTCGTTGTCGCCGCGCTTGCGGTGAGCCTGATTTTTATCGCGGCGTGGCGCAGTCACCCGGAGCATGTGCTGGCGCCGTTCGCAGTTGAAACGCCTGCCGCCCGGGCCTCGGCGAATGCGGCCGAGCCGGTGTACAGCAGTCGTTTCGTGTCCTCGGAACTGGATGATTTCGTGCACTCGTCTTCGGTCACTGCGGTGCCCGGCGGCGACCTGATGGCCGTGTGGTTCGCCGGCTCGCGCGAAGGCGCCGCCGACGTGCAGATCCGCACCGCGCGCTTCAACGCCAAGACTGCGGAGTGGGGCGCCGAACAAGTGTTGGCCACACGCGAATCGACGGTGGCCGGCACCCAGCGCTACATCCGTAAACTCGGCAATCCGGTGATCGCTCTCGCGCCGGACCAGCGTTTGTGGATGTTCTACGTGTCGGTGTCCGTCGGCGGCTGGGCCACCAGTGCGATCAACGTGATGGTCTCCGATGACTTGGGGCGCAACTGGACCGCACCTCGACAGCTGATCACTTCGCCGTTCTTCAACATCAGCACTCTGGTGCGCGCCGCGCCTGTGTTTCATGCCGACGGCTCGATCGGCCTGCCGGTATATCACGAGTTCATGGGCAAGTTCGCCGAATACCTGTACCTGAGCACGGACGGCGCCGTGATCGACAAATTCCGCATCAGCCGGGGCAAGCATTCGTTGCAACCGACTATCGTGCCGCAGGACGAGCGCCGCGCCGTGGCGATGCTGCGTTATGCCGGTGAAACCCATCACAAGGTGCTGGCCAGCCGCACCGAAGACGCCGGGCAAACCTGGAGCGAACCGTATCCGCTGGAACCGGCCAACCCCAACTCGTCGCTGGCAGCCGTGGGCACCGCCGATGACGGTTTGCTGGTGGCGCTCAATGACCTGCGCGACGGGCGTTTCAAGCTCAGCCTGTACGGCACCAATGCCAACCTCAACGACTGGCGCAATGTCATCGAACTCGACCAGTCCCCCGATCCCCTCGGCCAGCCGTTTTCACCAGAGGCCTACAAGGCAATCATCGGCGAAGGCTTTCGCGCCTCAAGTGGCGCTCAGCGTTTGCCGCTGGAACAGCGTTTCCTGAGCAACCTCGACTACCGCGTGTGCAAGCCCGAAGGCTGTGAATTCGAGTACGAATACCCGTACTTCAGCCGTGGCAGCGATGGCCTGTATCACTTGGTTTATTCCTGGAACAACACTTTCATCAAACATGTCAGCTTCAACGATGCCTGGCTGGCGGAGCGCCTGTGA
- a CDS encoding cytochrome b/b6 domain-containing protein has translation MPRESLRLWDPVVRMFHLSIAGVFAANYFFNEAGDDWHVWLGYYAMGWLLVRLVWGFVGPRSARWSDFWPTPSRLAAHARSLIAGRPEHRLGHSPIGALVMIAMLLAMLTVGLSGWAMEEIDALWGADWPLQVHETAADALLALVIVHIAAALFESVQVRDNLPLSMLTGRRRRLPDDPGR, from the coding sequence ATGCCACGCGAGTCCCTGCGCCTCTGGGACCCGGTGGTACGGATGTTTCACCTGTCCATCGCCGGGGTCTTTGCCGCCAACTACTTCTTCAATGAAGCCGGTGACGACTGGCATGTCTGGCTCGGTTATTACGCCATGGGCTGGCTGCTGGTGCGTCTGGTGTGGGGATTCGTCGGGCCGCGCAGTGCGCGCTGGTCGGACTTCTGGCCGACGCCGTCACGGTTGGCGGCCCATGCCCGGTCGCTGATCGCCGGGCGGCCCGAGCATCGTCTCGGGCATTCGCCGATTGGCGCACTGGTGATGATCGCGATGCTGCTGGCGATGCTGACCGTCGGCCTCAGCGGCTGGGCCATGGAAGAAATCGATGCCCTGTGGGGGGCCGACTGGCCGTTGCAAGTCCACGAAACTGCCGCCGATGCCTTGCTGGCGCTGGTCATCGTGCACATCGCGGCCGCGCTGTTTGAAAGTGTTCAGGTACGCGACAACCTGCCGTTGTCGATGCTTACCGGGCGCCGGCGCCGTTTGCCGGACGATCCGGGCCGATGA
- a CDS encoding PepSY domain-containing protein: MRKLMLLSLIVASPLAVAGPQCTTAERSQWQDQKAFQEQLKSQGYEISKFKVTDGNCYEIYGFDKDKRKVEIYHDPVSGKAVKTEIKG, from the coding sequence ATGCGCAAACTTATGCTGTTGTCCCTGATTGTCGCCAGCCCCCTGGCCGTCGCCGGCCCGCAATGCACCACGGCCGAACGTTCGCAGTGGCAGGACCAGAAAGCCTTTCAGGAACAACTGAAATCCCAGGGCTACGAAATCAGCAAGTTCAAGGTCACCGACGGCAACTGCTACGAGATCTATGGCTTCGACAAGGACAAACGCAAGGTCGAGATCTATCACGATCCGGTCAGCGGCAAAGCGGTGAAAACCGAGATCAAGGGCTGA
- a CDS encoding response regulator codes for MRLLLVEDDRALGQGIRVALSNEGYTLDWLQDGVSALHALRSESFDLLLLDLGLPRLDGLALLQQLRATQHDLPVLILTARDGTAERIAGLDAGADDYLVKPFDVDELKARIRALLRRSQGRAQPVLEHAGVCLDPISQQVTWRGSTVVVTPMEYQLLHQLMARPGKVVTRERLSRTLYGWQERVESNTLEVLIHNLRKKLSAELIRTVRGVGYVVELKP; via the coding sequence ATGCGCCTACTTCTGGTCGAAGATGACCGCGCCCTCGGCCAGGGCATCCGCGTCGCCCTGAGCAACGAGGGCTACACCCTCGACTGGCTGCAGGACGGCGTCAGTGCGCTGCATGCATTGCGCAGCGAAAGCTTCGATCTGTTGCTGCTCGACCTCGGCCTGCCAAGGCTCGACGGGCTGGCGCTGCTGCAACAATTGCGTGCCACGCAGCACGATTTGCCGGTGTTGATCCTCACCGCCCGAGACGGCACCGCCGAACGCATCGCCGGGCTGGATGCAGGCGCTGACGATTATCTGGTCAAGCCGTTCGATGTCGACGAACTCAAAGCGCGCATCCGTGCTCTGCTACGACGCAGTCAGGGCCGGGCGCAACCGGTGCTGGAACATGCTGGCGTCTGCCTCGACCCAATCAGCCAGCAAGTCACCTGGCGCGGCAGCACGGTGGTGGTCACGCCGATGGAATATCAGTTGTTGCATCAACTGATGGCCCGCCCCGGCAAAGTCGTCACCCGCGAACGCCTGTCGCGCACCTTGTACGGCTGGCAGGAACGGGTCGAAAGCAACACCCTGGAGGTGCTGATTCACAACCTGCGCAAGAAGCTTTCCGCCGAACTGATCCGCACCGTGCGCGGTGTGGGTTACGTCGTGGAACTCAAGCCATGA